The DNA region AACTGCGCGAACGCTTGCGGGCGCGGCTGGGCGACGAGTCAGTCTCTGGCCTGCGCGCCCAGGCGGATCATCGTCCGGAATGTGCCTGGCAACCACACAGCACTCGCCATCCGGTGCTGCCAGCACGCGGCTGTACGCGTCCGGGCTGGCTGTTGCGAGAGCCGCAGCCGTTGCCTGTGCATACCACGCGCATTCTGGCTGGCCCGGAACGAATCGAGTCCGGCTGGTGGGACGGTGGTGATGTGCGCCGCGACTATTATCTGGTCGAAACCCCCAATGGTCAGCGCGCCTGGGCCTATCGCAGCGTTGGCGAGCAGGGCGAACTGCTACTGCATGGCTGGTTCGCATGAGTACCGACTATGCCGAGCTGCACTGCCTGTCCAACTTCAGCTTTCAGCGTGGCGCTTCAAGCGCCCTTGAACTGTTCGAGCGTGCCGTGCGCCACGGCTACACGGCGCTGGCGATTACCGATGAATGCACCCTGGCAGGTATCGTTCGCGCCTTGCAGGCGTCGCAGAAAACCGCTCTGCCGTTGATCGTCGGCAGCGAAATGCATATTGAGAATGGCCCGAAGATTGTCCTGCTGGTGGAGGACAAAACGGGATATGAAGCGCTGTGCAAGTTGATCACCGCCGCCCGGCGCAGGGCCAAAAAGGGTGAATACCGGCTGCTGCGCGAAGATTTCCAGCTGTCATCGGGTGGTTTGCTGGCCATCTGGCTGCCGGATATCGAAGGCGACGCTCAAGCCTGTCTGGCACAGGGCAACTGGTTGCGCGAGCATTTTGCCGAGCGCCTGTGGCTGGGCGTAGAGCTGCATCGCGGTGCGGATGACGATCAGCGTCTGGCCGATCTGCTGGCGCTGGCGCAGTCGCTGGGCATTCCGGCAGTGGCCAGCGGCGACGTACACATGCATGCCCGCGGGCGACGCGCTTTGCAGGACACCATGACCGCTATCCGCCATCACACCACGGTGGCCGAGGCCGGGCACCTGCTGTTTGCCAACGGCGAGCGTCATCTACGGCCGCTCGACGCACTGGCAGAGCATTACCCCGACTGGCTGCTGGCCGAGTCGGCGCGGATTGCCCGGCGCTGCACTTTTACGTTCGATCAATTGCGGTATGAATACCCTCATGAACTGGTGCCCAAGGGCCAGACCTCCACATCATGGTTGCGCGAGCTGACCGAACGCGGGATTCGCAGGCGCTGGCCGAAGGGCTTGAGTGTGGCGACGCGTGCGCAGGTCGAGAAAGAACTGGCACTGATCACGGAAAAGAAGTTCGACAGCTACTTTCTGACGGTCCACGACATCGTCGAGTTTGCCCGCAGCCAGCACATTCTCTGTCAGGGCCGTGGGTCGGCGGCCAACTCGGCGGTGTGTTACGCGCTGGGCATCACCGAACTGAACCCGGAAAAGAGTAATCTGCTGTTCGAACGCTTCATTTCCAAAGAGCGCAACGAACCCCCCGACATCGACGTGGATTTCGAGCATGACCGCCGCGAAGAAGTCATTCAGTACATATTCCGGCGTTATGGCCGGGGCAGGGCGGCGCTGACCGCCGTGGCCAGCACTTATCACGGTTCAGGCGCACTGCGTGACGTGGCCAAGGTGCTGGGCTTGCCGTCTGACCAGATCAATACCTTGTCCGAAGCGTTCAGTCGCTGGAGCGACTCGCTGCCGTCGCCTGAACGCTTGCGCGAATACGGTTTTGATGCCGATACACCGATCCTCAAGCGTGTGCTGGCACTGACCGGCGAACTGATCGGCTTCCCCCGGCATCTCTCGCAGCATCCGGGCGGCTTCGTGATTTCCGAGCACCCGCTGGACACACTGGTGCCGGTCGAGAATGCGGCGATGGCCGAGCGCACCATCATTCAATGGGACAAGGACGATCTGGATCTGGTCGGCCTGCTGAAAGTCGACATCCTTGCACTGGGCATGCTCAGCGCACTGCGCAGGACGTTCGACTTGGTGCATCTGCACCGAGGCAAGCGCTGGACCCTGGCAAATCTGCCAGGTGATGATCGGAAAACCTACGAAATGATCAGCCGCGCCGACACCATCGGCGTATTCCAGATCGAGTCCCGTGCCCAGATGGCCATGCTGCCACGCCTCAGGCCCGAGAAGTTTTATGACCTGGTCATCGAAGTCGCCATCGTCCGGCCGGGGCCGATTCAGGGCGACATGGTTCATCCGTACCTGCGTCGGCGCAATGGTGAAGAAGCCATCACCTATCCGCCCAAGCTGAAAAGCGTCTTTGAGCGCACCCTGGGCGTACCGCTGTTTCAGGAACAGGTCATGGAAGTCGCGATCATCGCTGCGGGTTATACGCCCGGCGAGGCCGATGAACTGCGCCGCGCCATGGCCGCCTGGAAACGCCACGGCGGGCTGGATCCGCACCGTGAGCGTTTGCGCACAGGCATGCTGAACAACGGTTACGAAGCGGACTTTGCCGACCGCATCTTCGAACAGATCAAAGGTTTCGGCAGCTACGGCTTTCCTGAATCCCATGCCGCCAGCTTCGCCTTGCTGACCTATGCCAGTTGCTGGCTCAAATGCAATGAGCCGGCAGCCTTTACCTGCGCGCTGATCAACAGCTGGCCGATGGGCTTTTACAACCCGGACCAACTGCTGCAAGACGCGCGTCGTCATCACATCGAAATACGTCCGGTGGACGTGCGTTACAGTCATTGGGATTGCTCGCTGGAGCCGATCGACCACCCTGACAGCACGCGCAACCTGGCTATTCGCCTCGGGCTACGCATGGTGGGTGGCTTTCGTGAGGACGATGCTCTGCGTATCGCGACGGCGCGCTCGAAACGACCGTTTGCCGATGCTACGGACCTGACGTTACGCGCGGGACTGGACTCGCGCGCCGCTGAAGCATTGGCAGATTCTGGCGCCTTGCGCGGCCTGATCGGCCATCGGCACCGGGCGCGCTGGGAAGTGGCAGGGGTCGAAGCCCAGCGCCCGCTGTTCAGCGACCTGCCCAGCGAAGAAACCCAGGTGATGCTGCCGCTGCCGACGGTCGCCGAGGACCCTGGTCGCCGATTACGCCACACTCGGCACCACCCTCGGCCCGCACCCACTGGCGTTGCTGCGGCGGCAACTGGCCGCCAAGCGCTTTCGCAGCTCGCAAGACCTGATGACGCTGGAGAATGACCGAACCCTCAGCGTGGCAGGTCTGGTCATCGGCCGGCAACGACCGGGCACTGCCAGCGGCGTGACCTTTGTGACGCTGGAAGACGAGTTCGGCATGGTCAATGTCGTGGTCTGGCGCGACCTGGCCGAGCGCCAGCGCAAGGTATTGGTCGGTTCACAGTTGCTACAGGTGTTCGGGCGGCTGGAATCGAAAAGCGGCGTGCGCCACCTGATCGCCCAGCGGCTGTATGACCTGACGCCGCTGCTGACCGGGCTGGATGTGCGCAGTCGGGATTTTCAGTGATCCGGTCAGGCCCGTAATTTGCAGCATTAATCGGTACATCCTGCCAACGAGAAGCCCTGAATGTACAAAGACTATCCAGCCGCCTACCAGGTCAGCAAAGGCGCAGCGCTGCAAGTGGACACGGCTTTTTACGAGCGTATCCGGGCGAATGCGCAGCAGCGCACGTTGGTCGAACAGTTCGAAGTGCCGATTCGCACCGGGCGCGCGTGGAAGGTCAAGGCTGGCCAGGTGTTTCGCGTCACCACACCGGTGGGGCCCCAAGTCGGCGATTTCAACGTGTGGAATGCCAATGACCCTCGCGAACGGCTATGGGCAGCGCGCACGCGTCAGTTGCAGGGCGCGCATGTCAGCACCCATGACCGGTTGTGGTCGAACCTGCCGTTCCTGCGGCCAATGGTTACCATCACCGACGACAGTCTGGCCAGCTACGGCATCGACGAACATGGCGGCCGTCTGCACGACTTGCTGGGTACGCGCTGCGACCC from Pseudomonas syringae includes:
- a CDS encoding urea carboxylase-associated family protein, with translation MYKDYPAAYQVSKGAALQVDTAFYERIRANAQQRTLVEQFEVPIRTGRAWKVKAGQVFRVTTPVGPQVGDFNVWNANDPRERLWAARTRQLQGAHVSTHDRLWSNLPFLRPMVTITDDSLASYGIDEHGGRLHDLLGTRCDPYVNKMLTGEDFHHHCHSNLTRAVLPHGLTEFDVHDVLNIFQCTGLNHDDMYFMKACPAQKGDYLEFFAEIDLLCALSTCPGGDLSLPMWGPEAQDPLSVCRPLGVEVYDLDASLLEGWQSPERAAYNGLHGLQTAKADWEK